Proteins found in one Lonchura striata isolate bLonStr1 chromosome 27, bLonStr1.mat, whole genome shotgun sequence genomic segment:
- the TMEM106C gene encoding transmembrane protein 106C, with the protein MGSVRSLPSSSAAPSRRKAEHEEDEDVLVGQEPVEDVAKIPYMEFTGRDSITCPTCQGIGCIPTEQVNELVALIPYSDQRLRPQRTKFYVLLSVLLCLLLSGLGVFFLFPHSVLVDDGGIKVVQVWFDRKNSAVLLAITATLRIRNSNFYSVSVSSLSSQVQYMNTVVGSQQLTNVSSIQPLRDKLVNFTVKAELGGSLSYVYFFCTLPKVKVHNIVILMRTSVKLSYIGRSAQSSLETFHYLDCSSNSTAPLPAAARAAP; encoded by the exons ATGGGCTCTGTGCgttccctgccctcctccagcGCTGCCCCGAGCCGGAGGAAGGCTGAgcatgaggaggatgaggatgtaTTGGTTGGCCAGGAACCCGTGGAGGACGTGGCCAAGATTCCCTACATGGAATTCACTGGCCGGGACAGcatcacctgtcccacctgccaGGGCATCGGCTGCATCCCCACAg AGCAGGTGAATGAGTTAGTGGCTCTGATCCCTTACAGCGACCAAAGGCTTCGTCCTCAGAGAAC gaaattCTATGTCCTgctctcagtgctgctctgcctgctgctatCCGGCCTGGgggttttcttcctcttcccccaCTCTGTGCTGGTGGACGATGGTGGCATCAAAGTGGTCCAGGTGTGGTTTGACAGGAAAAACTCCGCTGTCCTCCTGGCCATCACG GCCACCCTGAGGATCAGGAATTCCAACTTCTACTCGGTGTCGGTGAGCAGCCTGAGCAGCCAGGTGCAGTACATGAACACTGTGGtgggcagccagcagctcaccAACGTCTCCAGCATCCAGCCCCTGAGGGACAAACTG GTGAATTTCACCGtgaaggcagagctgggtggATCCCTGTCCTATGTGTA TTTTTTCTGCACTTTGCCCAAGGTGAAGGTCCACAACATCGTGATCCTCATGAG GACCTCGGTGAAGCTGTCCTACATCGGCCGCAGCGCCCAGAGCTCCCTGGAGACCTTCCACTACCTGGACTGCAGCTCCAACTCCacggccccgctgcccgccgCGGCCCGGGCGGCGCCCTGA